From a single Lolium rigidum isolate FL_2022 chromosome 7, APGP_CSIRO_Lrig_0.1, whole genome shotgun sequence genomic region:
- the LOC124675250 gene encoding DEAD-box ATP-dependent RNA helicase 6, protein MDQRARFPPGIGNGPGGNPNFYGRGPPPTQQHHQQRHSQHHNQQLQHQQWLGRNQVAGEAAGTSRASEQHAPPVADDVDLSSQDWKAQLKLPPPDTRYQTEDVTATKGNEFEDYFLKRELLMGIYEKGFERPSPIQEESIPIALTGSNILARAKNGTGKTAAFCIPALEKIDQEKNAIQVVILVPTRELALQTSQVCKELGKHLKIQVMVTTGGTSLKDDIVRLYQPVHLLVGTPGRVLDLTKKGICILKDCSMLIMDEADKLLSPEFQPSVEQLIRYLPSSRQILMFSATFPVTVKAFKDKYLPKPYVINLMDELTLKGITQFYAFVEERQKVHCLNTLFSKLQINQSIIFCNSVNRVELLAKKITELGYSCFYIHAKMLQDHRNRVFHDFRNGACRNLVCTDLFTRGIDIQAVNVVINFDFPKNAETYLHRVGRSGRFGHLGLAVNLITYEDRFNLYRIEQELGTEIKPIPPQIDRTIYCQ, encoded by the exons ATGGATCAGCGGGCGAGGTTCCCTCCCGGCATCGGCAACGGCCCCGGCGGGAACCCTAATTTCTACGGCCGTGGCCCGCCACCGACGCAGCAGCATCACCAGCAGCGGCACTCGCAGCACCACAACCAGCAGCTTCAGCATCAACAGTGGCTAGGACGGAATCAGGTCGCTGGCGAGGCCGCAGGCACCTCCAGAGCCAGCGAGCAGCACGCGCCGCCTGTTGCCGATGACGTCGATTTGAG TTCGCAAGACTGGAAGGCCCAATTGAAGCTCCCACCTCCAGATACACGCTACCAGACAGAG GATGTCACTGCAACTAAGGGAAATGAATTTGAAGACTATTTTCTGAAGCGTGAACTTCTTATGGGCATATATGAGAAAGGATTTGAAAGACCTTCTCCTATCCAAGAAGAAAGCATTCCTATTGCACTAACCGGCAGCAACATTCTTGCAAGGGCAAAAAATGGAACTGGCAAGACTGCCGCATTTTGTATACCAGCGCTAGAAAAGATTGATCAAGAGAAAAATGCTATTCAAG TTGTTATATTGGTCCCCACGAGGGAACTGGCTTTACAAACGTCACAAGTCTGCAAAGAACTTGGGAAGCACCTGAAGATTCAAGTCATGGTCACTACTGGAGGAACAAGCCTAAAGGATGATATCGTCCGTCTTTATCAACCTGTTCATTTACTTGTTGGGACGCCTGGTCGTGTTTTGGACCTTACAAAGAAAGGCATTTGCATCCTGAAGGACTGTTCAATGCTTATTATGGATGAG gcagacaagcttctttctcCCGAGTTCCAACCTTCTGTGGAACAGTTAATTCGATACCTTCCATCGAGTCGACAGATTCTAATGTTCTCTGCAACATTCCCTGTGACTGTCAAGGCTTTCAAGGACAAATATCTCCCTAAACCCTATGTTATTAACCTTATGGACGAACTTACATTGAAGGGAATTACCCAGTTCTATGCTTTTGTTGAAGAAAGGCAGAAAGTTCATTGTCTGAATACTCTTTTTTCCAAG CTGCAAATTAATCAATCAATAATATTCTGTAACTCTGTAAATCGTGTTGAATTATTGGCGAAGAAGATCACGGAGCTTGGTTACTCTTGCTTCTACATCCATGCTAAAATGCTGCAAGATCATCGTAATAGAGTATTCCATGATTTCCGTAATGGTGCATGCAGGAACCTTGTGTGTACAG ATCTTTTTACAAGGGGAATAGATATCCAAGCTGTTAATGTTGTTATCAATTTTGATTTCCCCAAGAACGCTGAAACCTATCTCCACAGG GTTGGTAGATCTGGGAGATTTGGCCACCTTGGCCTGGCTGTGAATCTGATCACCTATGAGGATCGCTTTAACTT GTATCGGATTGAGCAGGAGCTTGGAACTGAGATAAAACCTATACCTCCTCAGATAGATAGGACGATATATTGCCAATAG